The Oxalobacteraceae bacterium OTU3CINTB1 genome includes a window with the following:
- a CDS encoding SufS family cysteine desulfurase → MPADRAAGVPEPSGAPFDPAALARLANEFFSAPPFARQLSVPGVQAPANIAPPGSPLVSPAGFGPSVPGTPIPQGQIPGTNLIPASPTQVLSLGNSAPALLPAAQAGNGVPDKAFGAIPAYEPRNGGAVLGVPEGAGNAGPPAEASSYYFLSERYGQPGAATRQAPAPSSPLPQGAPPSPQGYTPSFPSPQLPASPSLSPPATGLPGASAPAAPSPSSAPQYYFVDAVVLPSGYVTPAKPAPHGGAPLAGGDRHPPFDVHAVRRDFPILQEKVNGRQLVWFDNAATTHKPQSVIDRIAYFYAHENSNIHRAAHELAARATDAYEGARERVRRFLNAPEVNEVIFVRGTTEAINLVAKSWGGQHVGEGDEIIVSNLEHHANIVPWQQLAAAKGARLRVIPVDDTGQVLLDEYRKLLNDRTKIVAVTQVSNALGTVTSVKEIVELAKRAGARTLVDGAQSVSHMRIDVQDIGADFFVFSGHKLFGPTGIGVLWGKREVLEDMPPWQGGGNMIADVTFDKTVFQPIPNKFEAGTGNIADAVGLGAAIDYVTRIGIENIARYEHDLLVYGIRELGAIKGVRLIGTAADKASVMSFVLAGYTTEEVGHALNDEGIAVRTGHHCAQPILRRFGVETTVRPSLAFYNTFDEIDRMITVVRRLASAR, encoded by the coding sequence CTGCCGGCGGACCGCGCCGCCGGCGTTCCCGAACCGTCCGGCGCGCCGTTCGATCCGGCCGCGCTGGCGCGCCTGGCCAACGAGTTCTTTTCGGCGCCGCCGTTCGCCCGGCAATTGAGCGTGCCCGGCGTGCAGGCGCCGGCCAATATCGCGCCGCCCGGTTCGCCGCTGGTCAGCCCGGCCGGCTTCGGTCCCAGCGTGCCCGGCACGCCGATACCGCAGGGACAAATTCCCGGCACCAACCTGATTCCGGCGTCGCCGACCCAGGTGCTGTCGCTGGGTAACAGCGCGCCTGCGTTGTTGCCGGCCGCGCAAGCCGGCAACGGCGTGCCCGACAAGGCGTTCGGCGCGATTCCGGCGTACGAGCCGCGCAACGGTGGCGCCGTGCTTGGCGTTCCGGAAGGCGCCGGCAACGCCGGGCCGCCGGCCGAAGCGTCGTCGTACTATTTCCTGAGCGAGCGCTACGGCCAGCCTGGCGCCGCAACGCGGCAGGCGCCGGCGCCGTCGTCGCCTTTGCCGCAGGGCGCGCCGCCGTCGCCGCAAGGTTACACGCCATCGTTCCCGTCGCCGCAACTGCCCGCGAGTCCTTCGTTGTCGCCACCCGCCACCGGCTTGCCGGGCGCGTCCGCGCCGGCGGCGCCGTCGCCATCGTCGGCGCCGCAGTATTACTTCGTCGACGCGGTGGTGCTGCCGAGCGGCTACGTCACCCCGGCCAAGCCGGCGCCGCACGGCGGCGCGCCATTGGCCGGCGGCGACCGCCATCCGCCGTTCGACGTGCACGCCGTGCGGCGCGATTTTCCGATTCTTCAGGAAAAGGTCAACGGCCGCCAGCTGGTGTGGTTCGACAACGCTGCCACCACCCACAAGCCGCAGTCGGTGATCGACCGCATTGCGTATTTCTACGCGCATGAGAACTCGAACATCCACCGCGCCGCGCACGAGCTCGCCGCCCGCGCCACCGACGCCTATGAAGGCGCCCGCGAGCGCGTGCGGCGCTTCCTCAACGCGCCCGAGGTCAACGAGGTCATCTTCGTGCGCGGCACCACCGAGGCCATCAACCTGGTGGCCAAGAGCTGGGGCGGGCAGCACGTGGGCGAGGGCGACGAGATCATCGTCTCCAATCTCGAACACCACGCCAACATCGTGCCCTGGCAGCAGCTGGCCGCCGCCAAGGGGGCGCGGCTGCGCGTGATCCCGGTCGACGACACCGGCCAGGTGTTGCTCGACGAGTACCGCAAGCTGCTCAACGACCGCACCAAGATCGTCGCCGTCACGCAAGTGTCGAACGCGCTGGGCACGGTGACGTCGGTCAAGGAAATCGTCGAGCTCGCCAAGCGCGCCGGCGCCCGGACCCTGGTCGACGGCGCGCAGTCGGTCTCGCATATGCGCATCGACGTGCAGGACATCGGCGCCGATTTCTTCGTCTTCTCCGGCCACAAGCTGTTCGGGCCGACCGGCATCGGCGTGTTGTGGGGCAAGCGCGAAGTGCTCGAGGACATGCCGCCATGGCAGGGCGGCGGCAACATGATCGCCGATGTGACGTTCGACAAGACCGTGTTCCAGCCGATTCCCAACAAGTTCGAGGCCGGCACGGGCAACATCGCCGACGCCGTCGGGCTGGGCGCCGCGATCGATTATGTGACGCGCATCGGCATCGAGAACATCGCTCGCTACGAGCACGACCTGCTGGTGTACGGCATTCGGGAGCTGGGCGCGATCAAGGGCGTGCGGCTGATCGGCACGGCCGCCGACAAGGCCAGCGTGATGTCGTTCGTGCTGGCCGGCTACACTACGGAAGAGGTCGGTCACGCGCTCAACGACGAAGGCATCGCCGTGCGCACGGGGCACCATTGCGCGCAGCCGATCCTGCGGCGGTTCGGCGTGGAGACGACG
- a CDS encoding serine acetyltransferase produces the protein MATFDITTIVQSLHEARHRWRQEQSRGSEPGGREFPSRNALAAIIDSLKGVLFPMRLGPPDLRQESEDFHVAHALDGVLHALLKQVRRELKYNAGLRGEPLRVVDSSVEHDIDQEALGAVRRFAAALPVIRSLLDSDVMAAYQGDPAARSVDEVLLCYPGVLAMIHYRIAHQLYTLGLTLLARIVSELAHGATGIDIHPGARIGAGFFIDHGTGVVIGETAVIGARVRLYQAVTLGAKRFPTDADGNLQKGLPRHPVVEDDVVIYAGATVLGLITIGKGAIIGGNVWLTHDVPPGGRIAQAESRVGAFANGIAAA, from the coding sequence GTGGCTACTTTCGACATCACCACCATCGTGCAATCGCTGCATGAGGCGCGCCACCGCTGGCGCCAGGAGCAAAGCCGCGGCAGCGAGCCGGGCGGGCGTGAATTCCCGTCGCGGAACGCGCTGGCGGCCATCATCGACAGCCTCAAGGGCGTGCTGTTCCCGATGCGCCTCGGCCCGCCGGACCTGCGCCAGGAAAGCGAGGACTTCCACGTCGCCCACGCGCTCGATGGGGTGCTGCACGCGCTGCTCAAGCAGGTGCGGCGCGAGTTGAAATACAACGCCGGCCTGCGTGGCGAACCGTTGCGCGTGGTCGATTCCAGCGTCGAGCACGACATCGACCAGGAGGCGCTGGGCGCCGTGCGCCGCTTCGCCGCCGCGCTGCCGGTGATCCGCTCGCTGCTCGACAGCGACGTCATGGCCGCCTACCAGGGCGACCCGGCCGCGCGCAGCGTCGACGAGGTGCTGCTGTGCTACCCGGGCGTGCTGGCGATGATCCACTACCGCATCGCCCACCAGCTTTATACGCTAGGCCTGACCTTGCTCGCCCGCATCGTCTCCGAGCTGGCGCACGGCGCCACCGGCATCGACATCCACCCCGGCGCGCGCATCGGCGCCGGCTTCTTCATCGACCACGGCACGGGCGTAGTGATCGGCGAGACGGCCGTCATCGGCGCCCGCGTGCGGCTGTACCAGGCCGTCACGCTCGGCGCCAAGCGCTTCCCGACCGACGCCGACGGCAACCTGCAAAAGGGCTTGCCGCGCCATCCGGTGGTCGAGGACGACGTCGTCATCTATGCCGGCGCCACGGTGCTCGGACTGATCACGATCGGCAAGGGCGCCATCATCGGCGGCAACGTCTGGCTGACGCACGACGTGCCGCCGGGCGGGCGCATCGCCCAGGCCGAGTCGCGGGTTGGCGCCTTCGCCAACGGCATCGCGGCGGCCTGA
- a CDS encoding rhodanese-like domain-containing protein, with translation MSVDVLSPALPPVLASIKADAAASQLPYAGGVAPAAAWELFSTKDVLLVDVRTGEERKFVGHVPDSLHVPWATGTALTRNPRFARELESKIGGKDSVVLLLCRSGKRSALAAEAATKAGLTNVFNVLEGFEGEIDARQQRGKADGWRFHGLPWVQD, from the coding sequence ATGTCAGTTGACGTCCTCTCGCCGGCGCTGCCTCCAGTGCTGGCATCGATCAAGGCCGATGCGGCCGCGTCCCAATTGCCGTATGCCGGCGGCGTCGCCCCGGCCGCCGCCTGGGAACTGTTTTCCACCAAGGACGTGCTGCTGGTCGACGTGCGCACCGGCGAGGAGCGCAAATTCGTCGGCCACGTGCCGGACAGCTTGCATGTGCCGTGGGCAACCGGCACCGCGCTGACGCGCAACCCGCGCTTCGCGCGCGAACTGGAAAGCAAAATCGGCGGCAAGGACAGCGTGGTCCTGCTGCTGTGCCGCAGCGGCAAACGTTCAGCGCTGGCGGCCGAGGCGGCCACGAAAGCCGGCCTTACCAACGTCTTCAACGTGCTAGAAGGCTTCGAGGGCGAGATCGACGCGCGCCAGCAGCGCGGCAAGGCCGACGGCTGGCGCTTCCACGGCTTGCCGTGGGTGCAGGACTAA
- a CDS encoding sensor domain-containing diguanylate cyclase produces MSQSTINVSDPIAPAPAGADGGAGASKLVQLEGKKRPIRRAASLFLVAILCAICGLQFAYRSNARQTQLDESARATVNIARATAEHAERTIDIVGSVLFGVVERVERDGTGPSNFARLQALLQARVAQTSGLQGIFVYDEHGRWVITSLDKVDPGANNADRPYFQYHRTHAGRGVHIGTPVRSRSSGQWILPVSQRVDHADGSFAGVVLATVRTDYFQQYYNGFDIGKAGGIFIALDDGTLIARRPMLNNVIGSSLKGGAVFTLIDQGQDSGTAMRVALVDNVERLYSYRRVHGYPLVIAASLSKDEIFAQWWTDTWRQCGALALLLATLGWLGTRLIRQISLRDHLEIELRHSQAALQHSVAQLELLATTDPLTGLKNRRHLNERLESELARAARDGLPVALVMLDIDFFKRYNDTYGHLAGDACLKLVSDVVARAAQRTADIAARFGGEEFVVFLPNTELAGAHAVAEGICAAVRALGQPHRTSDFGVVTISAGVAACVPVRGAGCSPLIGVADRALYDAKHRGRNRVSPPLRSGHHPLPQPACADA; encoded by the coding sequence ATGTCGCAGTCCACCATCAACGTGTCCGACCCCATCGCGCCGGCGCCCGCCGGCGCCGATGGCGGGGCGGGCGCGTCGAAACTGGTGCAGCTTGAAGGGAAAAAGCGGCCGATCCGGCGCGCCGCCTCGCTGTTCCTGGTTGCCATCCTGTGCGCCATCTGCGGCTTGCAGTTCGCCTACCGCAGCAACGCCCGCCAGACCCAGCTCGACGAGAGCGCCCGCGCCACCGTCAACATCGCCCGCGCGACCGCCGAGCACGCCGAGCGCACGATCGACATCGTCGGCTCGGTGCTGTTCGGCGTCGTCGAGCGCGTCGAGCGCGACGGCACCGGCCCGTCCAACTTCGCGCGCCTGCAGGCGCTGCTCCAGGCCCGCGTGGCGCAGACCAGCGGCCTGCAGGGCATCTTCGTCTACGATGAACACGGGCGCTGGGTGATCACCTCGCTCGACAAAGTCGATCCCGGCGCCAACAACGCCGACCGCCCGTATTTCCAGTACCACCGCACGCATGCCGGGCGCGGCGTCCACATCGGCACGCCGGTGCGCAGCCGCTCGTCCGGCCAATGGATACTGCCGGTGTCGCAGCGCGTCGACCACGCCGACGGCTCGTTCGCCGGCGTCGTGCTGGCCACCGTCCGCACCGACTACTTCCAGCAGTACTACAACGGCTTCGACATCGGCAAGGCCGGCGGCATCTTTATCGCGCTCGACGACGGCACCTTGATCGCGCGCCGGCCGATGCTCAACAACGTCATCGGCAGCAGCCTCAAAGGCGGCGCCGTGTTCACGCTGATCGACCAGGGCCAGGACAGCGGCACGGCGATGCGGGTGGCGCTGGTCGACAATGTCGAGCGCCTGTACAGCTACCGGCGCGTGCACGGTTATCCGCTGGTGATCGCCGCGTCGCTGTCCAAGGACGAAATCTTCGCGCAGTGGTGGACCGACACCTGGCGCCAATGCGGCGCGCTGGCGCTGCTGCTGGCCACGCTGGGCTGGCTGGGCACGCGCCTGATCCGCCAGATCAGCCTGCGCGACCATCTGGAAATCGAATTGCGCCACTCGCAAGCCGCCTTGCAGCACAGCGTCGCGCAGCTCGAGCTGCTGGCGACAACCGACCCGCTGACCGGCCTGAAGAACCGGCGCCACCTCAACGAGCGGCTCGAGAGCGAACTGGCGCGGGCGGCGCGCGACGGCCTGCCGGTGGCGCTGGTGATGCTCGACATCGACTTTTTCAAGCGCTACAACGATACCTACGGCCACCTGGCCGGCGACGCGTGCCTCAAGCTGGTCAGCGACGTCGTCGCGCGCGCCGCGCAGCGCACCGCCGACATCGCCGCGCGCTTCGGCGGCGAGGAGTTCGTGGTATTCCTGCCCAACACCGAACTGGCAGGCGCGCACGCCGTTGCCGAGGGCATTTGCGCGGCCGTGCGGGCGCTCGGACAGCCCCACCGCACCAGCGATTTCGGCGTCGTCACCATCAGCGCCGGGGTCGCCGCCTGCGTGCCGGTGCGCGGCGCCGGCTGCAGCCCGCTGATCGGCGTGGCCGACCGGGCGCTGTACGACGCCAAACACCGGGGCCGCAATCGCGTGTCCCCGCCGCTGAGAAGCGGCCACCATCCGCTGCCGCAGCCGGCCTGCGCCGACGCCTGA